A single region of the Sorghum bicolor cultivar BTx623 chromosome 9, Sorghum_bicolor_NCBIv3, whole genome shotgun sequence genome encodes:
- the LOC110430043 gene encoding wall-associated receptor kinase 2-like — MTLCFTPQNHMMPVAAIAALHLLHLLAVTPVLHVAANVALPGCLSKCGEVSVPYPFGVGTGCYYEGFMLTCDETHSPPKLFLGNTSTVVLDIFLHDGRLDIDNGITSLTGRNLYSMNWGAPLDNSIYTLSSFWNNFFVMGCGFKFQVKLPDSESMIVMCDSSCLNGHPAVATDGTCSGVGCCEASLPGSSNMYSIKLDPLGTENGTMEQPFNATFVIADKEWWNTNNHGMLLQKAVSDGLVTQWGIPGSAPPLQIKAGGKWNFRNLSCADAKRSSDYGCLSSNSYCHDHWNGESSGYICRCKHGYEGNPYITNGCHADTHECTIRDKYPCFGDCIMMDGSYNCICPYGTSGNPKKPRGCIKDTEKFSGLAVATGIWCGGGLVLLIFAAILLRQKLRARKAKKLRNFYFRKNRGLLLQQLVDKDIAERMIFSLEELEKATNTFHEDRKIGKGGHGTVYKGILSDQRVVAIKMSRRAIQSETDNFINEVAILSQVNHRNVVKLFGCCLETEVPLLVYEFISNGTLYDHLHVNSPQSLAWRERLRIALEVARSLAYLHSAASISIVHRDIKATNILLDDNLTAKVSDFGASRGIPIDETRITTAIQGTFGYLDPECYNTRQLTEKSDVYSFGVMLVELLTREKPHIYMSAAGYSLVEQFLILHRQDKLSEILDPQVAKEGEEEARVVAEIAAMCVSSSGEDRPTMKQVEIRLEVLQSAATNIKNTPRTEEHVVNIPLAGRLSCTGGNDISRRFSMEREILMSMDFPR; from the exons ATGACCCTCTGCTTCACCCCTCAAAATCATATGATGCCTGTGGCAGCCATAGCAGCGCTGCACCTGCTACATCTCCTGGCAGTCACACCAGTGCTCCACGTAGCCGCCAACGTAGCATTGCCTGGTTGCCTTAGCAAGTGTGGCGAGGTCAGTGTTCCTTACCCATTTGGTGTTGGTACCGGTTGCTACTACGAGGGATTTATGCTCACCTGTGATGAGACCCACAGTCCCCCTAAGCTCTTCTTGGGCAATACTAGCACTGTGGTGCTCGACATTTTTCTGCATGATGGGAGGCTGGACATTGATAATGGTATCACCAGTTTGACAGGGAGAAATCTGTACAGTATGAACTGGGGGGCCCCCCTTGACAACAGCATCTACACACTGTCCTCTTTCTGGAACAACTTCTTCGTCATGGGGTGTGGGTTCAAGTTTCAAGTCAAGCTCCCAGATTCAGAAAGCATGATCGTTATGTGTGATTCGTCATGCCTGAATGGGCATCCTGCGGTAGCCACTGATGGCACATGCTCTGGTGTTGGCTGCTGCGAGGCATCCTTGCCGGGATCAAGCAACATGTATTCAATCAAGCTTGACCCTTTGGGTACAGAAAATGGCACGATGGAGCAGCCATTCAACGCTACCTTTGTAATTGCAGATAAGGAATGGTGGAACACAAACAACCATGGTATGTTGTTGCAGAAGGCAGTCTCAGATGGCCTAGTCACACAATGGGGCATACCTGGCTCTGCTCCTCCGCTGCAGATCAAGGCTGGTGGCAAGTGGAAttttagaaacttgtcttgtgcAGATGCGAAGAGATCAAGTGATTATGGGTGCCTTAGCTCCAATAGTTACTGCCATGATCACTGGAATGGTGAATCATCAGGGTACATATGCCGCTGCAAACATGGCTATGAGGGCAACCCTTACATAACAAATGGATGCCATG CTGATACTCATGAGTGTACAATCCGAGATAAGTACCCATGCTTTGGCGATTGCATTATGATGGATGGATCCTATAATTGCATCTGTCCATATGGCACCTCTGGGAACCCCAAGAAACCACGTGGTTGCATCAAAGATACAGAGAAATTTTCAG GATTAGCTGTTGCTACAGGAATTTGGTGTGGCGGAGGCCTTGTTCTTCTCATTTTCGCTGCTATTCTCTTGAGGCAAAAGCTAAGAGCCCGAAAAGCCAAGAAGTTGAGAAATTTTTATTTCAGGAAAAACCGTGGGTTGTTGTTGCAACAATTAGTAGACAAGGATATTGCAGAAAGGATGATCTTCAGCTTGGAAGAGCTAGAAAAGGCAACAAATACATTCCATGAGGATCGGAAGATCGGCAAAGGAGGCCACGGTACTGTCTACAAAGGCATTTTGTCTGACCAACGTGTTGTAGCCATTAAAATGTCAAGACGGGCAATACAGAGTGAAACTGACAATTTCATAAATGAGGTTGCCATTCTTTCTCAAGTAAATCACAGAAATGTCGTAAAACTCTTCGGATGCTGTCTGGAGACAGAGGTTCCATTGTTAGTGTATGAGTTTATTTCAAATGGAACCCTTTATGATCATCTTCATGTCAATTCTCCACAATCATTGGCATGGAGGGAACGACTGAGAATTGCCCTTGAAGTTGCGAGATCTCTTGCCTATCTACACTCTGCTGCTTCGATATCAATAGTTCACAGAGATATCAAGGCTACCAATATTCTGCTTGATGATAATCTAACAGCGAAGGTGTCAGACTTCGGAGCTTCTCGAGGTATCCCTATTGATGAGACTAGAATAACCACAGCCATTCAAGGAACATTTGGATATCTAGATCCAGAATGCTATAACACGAGACAGCTCACTGAGAAGAGCGATGTGTACAGCTTTGGTGTCATGCTTGTGGAGCTTTTAACAAGGGAGAAACCACATATTTACATGTCAGCGGCAGGTTACAGTCTAGTGGAGCAGTTTCTGATACTACATAGGCAGGACAAGCTCTCTGAGATACTAGACCCACAAGTTGCCAAAGAAGGGGAGGAAGAAGCCAGAGTAGTGGCAGAGATCGCAGCAATGTGTGTAAGCTCAAGCGGGGAAGATAGGCCCACGATGAAGCAAGTCGAGATAAGACTTGAGGTACTGCAAAGTGCAGCAACCAACATTAAAAACACTCCAAGAACTGAGGAGCACGTAGTGAACATTCCTTTAGCCGGGCGACTGAGT